The following are encoded together in the Pseudoxanthomonas sp. YR558 genome:
- a CDS encoding SUF system Fe-S cluster assembly regulator, with the protein MLRVTKLTDYATVVLTVLAARPGQVLSASDLAEHSGLETPTVSKVLKPLAQAGLVEGLRGVHGGYRLSRDAAEITLVEIVEAMEGPLAMTECSQSESQCGIAHQCGARANWRLINDVVADALRGFTLAQMVAPPPSSSDDVRRRSIAVQVATR; encoded by the coding sequence ATGCTCCGCGTCACCAAGCTGACCGACTACGCCACCGTGGTCCTGACCGTGCTCGCCGCCCGGCCGGGCCAGGTGCTCAGTGCCTCCGATCTGGCCGAGCATTCCGGCCTGGAAACCCCGACCGTCAGCAAGGTGCTGAAGCCGCTGGCGCAGGCCGGTCTGGTGGAAGGCCTGCGGGGCGTGCACGGCGGCTACCGCCTGAGCCGCGACGCGGCCGAGATCACCCTGGTGGAAATCGTGGAAGCCATGGAAGGTCCGCTCGCGATGACCGAATGCAGCCAGAGCGAGAGCCAGTGCGGCATCGCCCACCAGTGCGGCGCGCGCGCGAACTGGCGCCTGATCAACGACGTGGTGGCCGACGCCCTGCGCGGCTTCACCCTGGCGCAGATGGTCGCGCCTCCTCCCTCTTCTTCCGACGACGTGCGCAGGCGATCCATCGCCGTGCAGGTCGCGACCCGCTGA
- a CDS encoding c-type cytochrome — MPVPLIATTTMRASPLLLATALCLTLSACQPAATPTAAQLPPPAPRDTELLARGEYLVRTTGCNDCHTPGYAESGGTTDKAGWLVGSPMGFHGPWGTTYPSNLRLRMQQLTEAQWLEYSANLRTRPMMPDFAVRAMTEEDRRAIYRFVHSLGAAGQPAPEALPPGQTPPAPYLGLVLPTPSADAPAAH; from the coding sequence ATGCCCGTTCCCCTTATTGCGACCACCACCATGCGCGCCAGCCCGCTCCTGCTCGCCACCGCTCTGTGCCTCACCCTGTCCGCCTGCCAGCCGGCGGCAACGCCGACGGCGGCCCAACTGCCACCCCCCGCGCCCCGCGACACCGAGCTGCTCGCCCGCGGCGAATACCTGGTGCGGACCACCGGCTGCAACGACTGCCACACACCGGGCTACGCCGAATCCGGTGGCACCACCGACAAGGCGGGCTGGCTGGTGGGTTCGCCGATGGGCTTCCACGGGCCGTGGGGCACTACCTACCCGAGCAACCTGCGGCTGCGCATGCAGCAGCTCACCGAAGCGCAATGGCTGGAATACAGTGCCAACCTGCGTACCCGCCCGATGATGCCGGACTTCGCCGTGCGCGCGATGACCGAGGAAGACCGTCGCGCGATCTACCGCTTCGTGCATTCGCTCGGTGCCGCCGGCCAGCCCGCGCCCGAGGCGCTGCCGCCGGGACAGACCCCGCCGGCGCCCTACCTCGGCCTGGTGTTGCCGACCCCGTCGGCGGACGCGCCTGCGGCCCACTGA
- a CDS encoding SET domain-containing protein-lysine N-methyltransferase, whose product MPRKIEARQSDIHGNGVFAIAPIEKGERVVEYKGKRRTHDEVDADDAGDVETGHTFLFTLNDDYVIDANHKGNKARWINHSCDPNCEAVIEEHDGKNRKKDKVFIEAIRAIKAGEELTYNYGITLDEPHTARLKKIWACRCGSKKCTGTMLQPKKGR is encoded by the coding sequence ATGCCCCGCAAGATCGAAGCCCGCCAATCCGACATCCACGGCAACGGCGTGTTCGCCATCGCCCCGATCGAGAAGGGCGAGCGGGTGGTGGAATACAAGGGCAAGCGGCGCACGCACGACGAAGTCGACGCCGATGACGCCGGCGACGTCGAAACCGGCCACACCTTCCTCTTCACCCTCAATGACGATTACGTCATCGACGCCAATCACAAGGGCAACAAGGCGCGCTGGATCAACCACAGCTGCGACCCGAACTGCGAGGCGGTGATCGAGGAGCACGACGGCAAGAACCGCAAGAAGGACAAGGTCTTCATCGAGGCGATCCGCGCCATCAAGGCCGGCGAAGAGCTGACCTACAACTACGGCATCACCCTGGACGAACCGCACACCGCGCGTCTGAAGAAGATCTGGGCCTGCCGCTGCGGCAGCAAGAAATGCACGGGCACCATGCTGCAGCCCAAGAAAGGGCGCTGA
- a CDS encoding DUF5916 domain-containing protein, with translation MTLTRFAGLLALALPCTVAQAVEIDGRIDPAEWQDARHVSDFRKTQPLTGEPGSLATEAWVLATPDGLAIAFRNTQPPGVPRTRQKVQRDFDAQVDRVNAFIDFDGDGRTGYAFTVSSTGGIADEIITNENQFSDDWDGQWRHAVTEDEQGWSVELLIPWHTAPMRDGTDGQRTLKVFLARVIGSTGERMAWPQASFERPRFLSDFAPITVARYDQSLLAITPYVSGLYDNVGGGSDFNGGADIFWKPNGRFQLSATVKPDFGQVEADDLVVNFSATETFISDKRPFFTENQGIFELTTPSDFSQQLYTRRVGSTGDITAAVKLNGSLGRVNYGLFSADEDGALGRRFNALRVVRDFDKQNLGAMLTRVDDDARDREATVLGVDHNWRPTARWNIRTRLLGSRIEQAGDTVQDYGATVWADYEMDHGWRQQWIAMHFGNDLQLNDFGYLSRNSTNYLHWEARKRFTDLPDTSRYSSKDWRWRVSSSHNNHGEKLNDQFRMSREGQLRDGSYEYAQINVNSAGLNDTLLRGNGIVRLPTNLNAYFEYERPRKGNWAHEVEVEAFGGGLAGNRKLGSAFWYGATYFINDAFSINAGLNVVHRPDWLIWQGAAQGDLVGAFDGRETTLRAGLDWNIDPRQELRVKLEAIAISARAHDAWRFDAAGHAVAASDTVEDFQVRNLGFQVRYRYELAPLSYLYVVYARGGYEQLVGTDGTDDALRDSFSLRNDEQLIVKLSYRFEL, from the coding sequence ATGACCCTGACCCGATTCGCCGGCCTGCTCGCGCTGGCCCTGCCGTGCACCGTGGCCCAGGCCGTCGAGATCGACGGCCGCATCGATCCTGCCGAATGGCAAGACGCGCGGCACGTCAGCGACTTCCGCAAGACCCAGCCGCTGACCGGCGAACCCGGTTCGCTCGCCACCGAAGCCTGGGTGCTGGCCACGCCCGACGGCCTGGCGATCGCATTCCGCAATACCCAGCCGCCCGGCGTGCCGCGCACGCGGCAGAAGGTGCAGCGCGATTTCGACGCGCAGGTCGACCGCGTCAACGCCTTCATCGATTTCGATGGCGACGGACGCACCGGTTATGCCTTCACCGTGAGCTCCACCGGCGGCATCGCCGACGAGATCATCACCAACGAAAACCAGTTCAGCGACGACTGGGACGGCCAGTGGCGGCATGCGGTGACCGAGGACGAGCAGGGCTGGTCGGTCGAACTGCTGATCCCGTGGCACACCGCGCCGATGCGCGACGGTACCGACGGCCAGCGTACGCTGAAGGTGTTCCTGGCCCGCGTGATCGGCTCCACCGGCGAGCGCATGGCGTGGCCGCAGGCGAGCTTCGAGCGTCCGCGCTTCCTGTCGGATTTCGCGCCGATCACCGTCGCGCGGTACGACCAGTCGTTGCTCGCCATCACGCCCTACGTGTCCGGCCTGTACGACAACGTCGGCGGCGGCAGCGATTTCAATGGCGGCGCCGACATCTTCTGGAAGCCAAACGGCCGCTTCCAGCTGTCGGCCACCGTCAAGCCGGACTTCGGCCAGGTGGAAGCGGACGACCTGGTGGTGAACTTCAGCGCCACCGAGACCTTCATCAGCGACAAGCGCCCGTTCTTCACGGAGAACCAGGGCATCTTCGAGCTGACCACGCCGTCGGACTTCAGCCAGCAGCTGTATACGCGCCGCGTCGGCAGCACCGGCGACATCACCGCGGCGGTGAAGTTGAACGGCAGCCTGGGCCGGGTGAACTACGGCCTGTTCTCGGCCGACGAGGATGGCGCGCTGGGCCGGCGCTTCAACGCGCTGCGCGTGGTGCGCGATTTCGACAAGCAGAACCTCGGCGCGATGCTGACCCGCGTGGACGACGACGCCCGCGACCGCGAGGCCACCGTGCTCGGCGTGGACCACAACTGGCGGCCGACCGCGCGCTGGAACATCCGCACGCGCCTGCTGGGCAGCCGCATCGAGCAGGCGGGCGACACCGTGCAGGACTACGGCGCCACCGTCTGGGCCGATTACGAAATGGACCATGGCTGGCGCCAGCAGTGGATCGCCATGCATTTCGGCAACGACCTGCAGCTCAACGATTTCGGTTACCTGTCGCGCAACAGCACCAATTACCTGCACTGGGAAGCGCGCAAGCGGTTCACCGACCTGCCGGACACATCGCGCTATTCGTCCAAGGACTGGCGCTGGCGCGTGAGCAGCAGCCACAACAACCATGGCGAGAAGCTCAACGACCAGTTCCGGATGAGCCGCGAAGGCCAGCTGCGCGACGGCAGTTACGAGTACGCCCAGATCAACGTCAACAGCGCCGGGCTCAACGACACGCTGCTGCGCGGCAACGGCATCGTGCGCCTGCCGACGAACTTGAATGCGTATTTCGAGTACGAACGCCCGCGCAAGGGCAACTGGGCGCACGAGGTCGAGGTGGAAGCCTTCGGCGGCGGGCTGGCCGGCAACCGCAAGCTGGGCTCGGCCTTCTGGTACGGCGCCACCTACTTCATCAACGACGCCTTCAGCATCAACGCGGGCTTGAATGTCGTGCACCGGCCCGACTGGCTGATCTGGCAGGGCGCCGCGCAGGGCGACCTGGTCGGTGCTTTCGATGGCCGCGAGACGACGCTGCGCGCCGGCCTGGACTGGAACATCGATCCGCGCCAGGAACTGCGCGTGAAGCTGGAGGCGATTGCCATCAGTGCGCGGGCGCACGATGCGTGGCGCTTCGATGCCGCCGGGCACGCGGTCGCGGCCAGCGACACGGTCGAGGACTTCCAGGTGCGCAACCTCGGTTTCCAGGTGCGCTACCGCTACGAACTCGCGCCGTTGTCCTACCTGTACGTGGTGTACGCCCGCGGCGGCTATGAACAACTGGTCGGCACGGACGGCACCGACGACGCACTGCGCGACAGTTTCAGCCTGCGCAACGACGAACAGCTGATCGTGAAGCTGAGCTACCGCTTCGAACTGTGA
- a CDS encoding DUF1439 domain-containing protein, with amino-acid sequence MKSFLAMLALLVAPMLASAATPSVLRFDAGQLQAAARAGFPMEESLLEGFASLTLSDPDVRIPTPGERVRLQMNYDIALATGERLEYGNVVVSSGLRYDPATRGLHLVDPQLEHLGTGAGGRGLPGGSREVLQDLIREYARTRPLYQLSAEDLTQVPGTLTADSLRIRDGHVELTLDAAAR; translated from the coding sequence ATGAAATCGTTCCTGGCGATGCTCGCCCTGCTCGTCGCGCCGATGCTGGCGTCGGCGGCCACGCCGTCGGTGCTGCGCTTCGATGCGGGGCAACTGCAGGCCGCCGCGCGCGCCGGCTTCCCGATGGAGGAGTCGCTGCTGGAAGGCTTCGCCTCGCTGACCCTCAGCGATCCCGATGTGCGCATCCCGACGCCGGGCGAACGCGTCCGGCTGCAGATGAACTACGACATCGCGCTGGCCACCGGCGAACGCCTGGAGTACGGCAACGTCGTGGTCAGCAGCGGCCTGCGCTACGACCCGGCGACGCGCGGCCTGCATCTGGTGGATCCGCAACTGGAACACCTGGGCACCGGGGCCGGTGGACGCGGCCTGCCCGGCGGTTCGCGCGAGGTGCTGCAGGACCTGATCCGCGAATACGCCCGCACCCGTCCGCTCTACCAGCTCAGCGCCGAAGACCTCACCCAGGTGCCGGGGACCCTGACGGCCGATTCGCTGCGCATCCGCGATGGCCATGTCGAGCTGACATTGGACGCCGCCGCACGCTGA
- a CDS encoding DUF1439 domain-containing protein, translated as MRTRRHFLTATLVAGATLVLAGCSTLNAVTGLLGNQINFTQPQLQRYLNQSFPREFDKLGGLVSATLTNPRLSIPSGDNRLRLDFDIGVSALGARDVSRGHFALASRLRYNPATQGLHLDNPEILSVDVPGAGSLMSGGTRQLVNTVLQEYARNEPVYKIDSDVLRRLPASKRIGNPQIEDGRVVIPLQ; from the coding sequence ATGCGTACCCGACGCCATTTCCTGACCGCCACCCTCGTCGCGGGCGCCACGCTCGTGCTGGCGGGCTGCAGCACGCTCAACGCGGTCACCGGTTTGCTGGGCAACCAGATCAACTTCACCCAGCCGCAGTTGCAGCGCTACCTCAACCAGAGCTTCCCGCGCGAGTTCGACAAGCTAGGCGGCCTGGTGTCGGCCACGCTGACCAACCCGCGCCTGAGCATCCCCTCCGGCGACAACCGCCTGCGCCTGGATTTCGACATCGGCGTCAGCGCGCTGGGCGCGCGCGATGTCAGCCGCGGCCACTTCGCGCTGGCCAGCCGGCTGCGCTACAACCCGGCCACCCAGGGCCTGCATCTGGACAATCCGGAAATCCTGTCCGTCGACGTGCCCGGTGCGGGCTCGCTGATGTCCGGCGGCACCCGCCAGCTGGTCAACACGGTGCTGCAGGAATACGCGCGCAACGAGCCGGTCTACAAGATCGACAGCGACGTGCTGCGCCGCCTGCCGGCCAGCAAGCGGATCGGCAACCCCCAGATCGAGGATGGCCGCGTGGTCATCCCGCTGCAGTGA
- a CDS encoding helix-hairpin-helix domain-containing protein, with protein MKARHADHARMLEDIPNIGPSIASDLRGIGIATPQALVQQDPYALYARVNAATGQRHDPCLCDCFIAAVRFMDGGPPTPWWHYTDERKQHFARHAGIAG; from the coding sequence ATGAAAGCCCGTCATGCCGACCACGCCAGGATGCTCGAGGACATCCCCAACATCGGGCCGTCCATCGCCAGCGATCTGCGCGGCATCGGCATCGCCACACCGCAGGCGCTGGTGCAGCAAGACCCTTATGCTCTGTACGCACGCGTGAACGCAGCCACCGGCCAGCGCCATGATCCCTGCCTGTGCGATTGCTTCATCGCCGCGGTGCGCTTCATGGACGGCGGACCGCCCACGCCGTGGTGGCATTACACGGACGAACGCAAACAGCATTTCGCCCGGCACGCCGGCATCGCCGGTTAG
- a CDS encoding DUF3861 domain-containing protein — protein MPNNTHRYRITVTPIEDDGLQCNGRCTIEFEHACHDDWMRTLENIQRQRGFSGDERAALVVGTKLLSGLMLDHRKDADDLFAPLRPHMGEFIRTLKERTRDAG, from the coding sequence ATGCCCAACAACACCCACCGCTACCGCATCACCGTCACGCCCATCGAGGACGATGGCCTGCAATGCAATGGCCGCTGCACGATCGAATTCGAGCACGCCTGCCACGACGACTGGATGCGCACCCTCGAGAACATCCAGCGCCAGCGCGGCTTCAGCGGCGACGAACGCGCCGCGCTGGTCGTCGGCACCAAGCTGCTGAGCGGGCTGATGCTCGACCACCGCAAGGACGCCGATGACCTGTTCGCGCCGCTGCGCCCGCACATGGGCGAGTTCATCCGGACGCTGAAAGAACGCACCCGCGACGCCGGCTGA
- a CDS encoding M23 family metallopeptidase, with amino-acid sequence MRPAAHRLRRLAWTLLWLAVLLALLAWAWGQPFMASPRMLWDVSRAPPPAALPVPVDGVHAKQIADTFGAPRGTDRTHQGVDIFATRGTTIRSATRGVVVAVRDGGLGGRQVWVLGPGRERHYYAHLDDWAPGLSTGQVIRVGDVLGFVGTSGNARGTPPHLHYGIYGAQGAYDPLPLFRAGAASTTVR; translated from the coding sequence ATGCGCCCCGCCGCCCACCGCCTGCGCCGCCTGGCGTGGACACTACTGTGGCTGGCGGTGCTACTCGCACTGCTCGCATGGGCATGGGGCCAACCCTTCATGGCCTCGCCGCGCATGCTGTGGGACGTCTCGCGTGCGCCGCCACCGGCAGCGCTTCCGGTACCGGTGGACGGCGTGCATGCGAAACAGATCGCCGATACTTTCGGCGCGCCGCGCGGCACCGACCGCACGCACCAGGGCGTGGACATCTTCGCCACGCGCGGCACGACCATCCGCAGCGCCACCCGCGGCGTCGTGGTCGCCGTTCGCGATGGCGGCCTCGGAGGCCGGCAGGTGTGGGTGCTGGGCCCGGGTCGCGAGCGGCACTACTACGCGCACCTCGACGACTGGGCGCCCGGCCTGTCCACCGGCCAGGTGATCCGCGTGGGCGACGTGCTGGGTTTCGTCGGCACGTCGGGCAATGCGCGCGGGACGCCGCCGCACCTGCACTACGGCATCTACGGCGCGCAGGGCGCCTACGATCCCCTGCCGCTGTTCCGGGCCGGCGCCGCGTCCACGACCGTTCGCTGA
- a CDS encoding tellurite resistance TerB family protein: protein MKIQGFLDHLLKSSSGQGSVLNADFGKGAITGGALGLLLGKNKTSRKLATYGGLAAIGVMAYRAYNDYKQQQGGFAAGAGPQTVDRLPPPQAELHSQAILKALVAAAKADGHIDTREREVIEGEFSRIGTDGELQQWLHAELEKPLDPSEVARAGSTPEIASEMYLASLMVVDEQNFMERAYLDELAKQLRLDPSLKAQLERQLAQPQPPPLP from the coding sequence ATGAAGATCCAGGGTTTCCTCGACCATCTGCTCAAGTCCTCCAGCGGCCAGGGCAGCGTGCTCAATGCCGACTTCGGCAAGGGCGCGATCACCGGCGGCGCGCTCGGCCTGCTGCTCGGCAAGAACAAGACCTCGCGCAAACTGGCCACATATGGCGGGCTGGCGGCGATCGGCGTGATGGCGTACCGCGCCTACAACGACTACAAGCAGCAACAGGGCGGTTTCGCCGCCGGCGCGGGTCCGCAGACGGTGGACCGGTTGCCGCCCCCGCAAGCGGAGCTGCACAGCCAGGCGATCCTGAAGGCGCTGGTGGCGGCCGCGAAGGCGGACGGCCACATCGACACGCGCGAACGCGAGGTGATCGAAGGCGAGTTCTCGCGCATCGGCACCGACGGCGAGCTGCAGCAGTGGCTGCACGCCGAACTGGAAAAGCCGCTGGACCCGTCCGAAGTCGCACGCGCCGGCAGCACGCCGGAGATCGCCTCGGAGATGTACCTGGCCAGCCTGATGGTGGTCGACGAGCAGAACTTCATGGAACGCGCCTACCTGGACGAGTTGGCGAAGCAGCTGCGACTGGATCCGTCGCTGAAGGCGCAACTGGAGCGCCAGCTGGCGCAACCGCAGCCGCCGCCGCTGCCCTGA
- a CDS encoding HU family DNA-binding protein, translating into MAKSTKKAAPKKAAKKAAPKAAAKPAAPKPIKEALSKSGLVAHIAEATAVAAKDVRAVLASLESAVHASVNKKGAGAFTLPGLLKITAVNVPAKPKRKGINPFTKEEQWFAAKPATVKVKVRPLKKLKDAAA; encoded by the coding sequence ATGGCAAAGAGCACCAAGAAGGCCGCGCCGAAAAAGGCCGCCAAGAAAGCTGCACCGAAGGCCGCCGCCAAGCCGGCCGCGCCGAAGCCGATCAAGGAAGCGCTGAGCAAGTCGGGCCTCGTCGCCCACATCGCCGAAGCGACCGCCGTCGCCGCCAAGGACGTCCGCGCCGTGCTGGCCTCGCTGGAAAGCGCCGTGCACGCCTCCGTCAACAAGAAGGGCGCTGGCGCCTTCACGCTCCCCGGCCTGCTGAAGATCACGGCCGTCAACGTGCCGGCCAAGCCGAAGCGCAAGGGCATCAACCCGTTCACCAAGGAAGAGCAGTGGTTCGCTGCCAAGCCCGCCACGGTGAAGGTCAAGGTTCGTCCGCTGAAGAAGCTGAAGGACGCCGCAGCCTGA
- the fusA gene encoding elongation factor G: MSYSTQQIRNVALAGHPGAGKTTLFEALLHAGGALQVAGTIERGTTVSDHDPMERTRGHSIDTAIASTDHGGMHVNLIDTPGYPEFRGPALSAFSAVETALIVVDADSGVAHGTRRLMDRASQRNLCRAIVINKIDHEGADCAGVLAALREEFGAEVLPLNLPADGGKAVIDCFWQSTGTSDLGDVADWHQKIIDQVVEINETVMEHYLDLGEGGLSGEELHDAFEQCLREGHLVPVCFASARTGVGVKELLDVAERLFPNPAEANPPPFVKLNGAGPQAIEAVPDPRAHVIADVFKIVNDPFVGKLGIFRVYQGTLKKDTQLFVDDGKKPFKVGHLFKLKGKDHVEVDQAIPGDIAAVAKVEDLHFDAVLHDSHDEDHIHLAPIDFPKPMFGLAIEAASKGQEQKLSTALHKLSEEDPAFVVEHQPELNETVIRGLSDLHLRVMLERLKERHGVEVKTRPPRIAYRETIGARAEGHHRHKKQTGGAGQFGEVFLRVEPLPRGSGFQFADEVKGGTIPGQFMPAVEKGVRQALGAGALAGYPIQDVRVTVYDGKHHPVDSKEVAFVAAGKKAFLDAVSKARPQVLEPVVDLEVAVPEAQVGDITGGLAGKRARINGTDAVRGEIVVKAQVPLAELDGYAAELKSMTAGQGRYSLDFSHYEPVPPNVQQKLVDAYKPHHDEE; the protein is encoded by the coding sequence ATGTCGTACAGCACACAACAGATCCGCAACGTGGCCCTGGCAGGCCACCCCGGCGCCGGCAAAACAACGCTCTTCGAAGCCCTGCTGCATGCCGGCGGCGCCCTCCAGGTGGCAGGCACCATCGAACGCGGCACCACGGTCTCCGACCACGACCCGATGGAGCGAACGCGTGGCCACTCCATCGACACCGCCATCGCCAGCACCGACCACGGCGGCATGCACGTCAACCTGATCGACACGCCCGGCTATCCGGAATTCCGCGGCCCCGCCCTGTCGGCGTTCTCCGCGGTGGAAACCGCATTGATCGTCGTCGATGCCGACAGCGGCGTCGCCCACGGCACGCGGCGACTGATGGATCGCGCCTCCCAGCGCAACCTCTGCCGCGCCATCGTCATCAACAAGATCGACCACGAGGGTGCGGACTGCGCCGGTGTGCTCGCCGCGCTGCGCGAGGAGTTCGGCGCCGAAGTGCTGCCGCTCAACCTGCCTGCCGACGGCGGCAAGGCGGTCATCGATTGTTTCTGGCAATCGACCGGGACGTCCGACCTGGGCGATGTCGCCGACTGGCACCAGAAGATCATCGACCAGGTGGTGGAGATCAACGAAACGGTGATGGAGCACTATCTGGACCTAGGCGAAGGCGGCCTGTCGGGCGAAGAACTGCACGATGCCTTCGAACAGTGCCTGCGCGAAGGCCACCTGGTGCCGGTGTGCTTCGCCTCCGCGCGCACGGGCGTGGGCGTGAAGGAACTGCTGGACGTGGCCGAACGCCTGTTCCCGAATCCGGCCGAGGCCAATCCGCCGCCGTTCGTGAAACTCAATGGCGCCGGTCCGCAGGCGATCGAGGCCGTGCCCGATCCGCGCGCGCACGTCATCGCCGACGTCTTCAAGATCGTCAACGATCCGTTCGTCGGCAAGCTGGGCATCTTCCGCGTGTACCAGGGCACGCTGAAGAAGGACACGCAGTTGTTCGTCGACGACGGCAAGAAGCCGTTCAAGGTCGGCCACCTGTTCAAGCTCAAGGGCAAGGACCACGTGGAAGTCGACCAGGCCATCCCCGGCGACATCGCCGCCGTGGCCAAGGTCGAGGACCTGCATTTCGACGCCGTGCTCCACGACAGCCACGACGAGGACCACATCCACCTGGCGCCGATCGATTTCCCCAAGCCGATGTTCGGCCTGGCGATCGAAGCCGCCAGCAAGGGCCAGGAACAAAAGCTGTCGACCGCCCTGCACAAGCTGTCCGAAGAGGATCCCGCGTTCGTCGTGGAGCACCAGCCGGAATTGAACGAAACGGTGATCCGCGGGCTCTCCGACCTGCACCTGCGGGTGATGCTGGAGCGCCTGAAGGAACGGCACGGCGTGGAGGTGAAAACGCGGCCGCCACGCATCGCCTATCGCGAGACCATCGGCGCCAGGGCCGAAGGCCACCACCGGCACAAGAAGCAGACTGGCGGTGCCGGGCAGTTCGGCGAGGTGTTCCTGCGGGTGGAACCGCTGCCGCGCGGCAGCGGCTTTCAGTTCGCCGATGAGGTCAAGGGCGGCACCATCCCCGGCCAGTTCATGCCTGCCGTGGAGAAAGGCGTGCGCCAGGCGCTGGGCGCGGGCGCGCTCGCGGGCTATCCGATCCAGGACGTGCGGGTGACGGTCTACGACGGCAAGCATCATCCGGTGGACAGCAAGGAAGTCGCGTTCGTCGCGGCCGGCAAGAAGGCGTTCCTCGATGCCGTGTCCAAGGCCCGACCACAGGTGCTGGAACCAGTCGTGGACCTGGAGGTCGCCGTGCCGGAAGCGCAGGTCGGCGACATCACCGGCGGTCTGGCCGGAAAGCGCGCACGCATCAACGGCACCGATGCGGTGCGTGGCGAGATCGTGGTGAAGGCGCAGGTACCGCTGGCGGAACTGGACGGCTACGCGGCCGAGCTCAAGTCGATGACCGCGGGACAGGGACGCTACAGCCTGGACTTCAGCCACTACGAGCCGGTGCCGCCGAACGTGCAGCAGAAACTGGTGGACGCCTACAAGCCGCACCACGACGAAGAGTGA
- a CDS encoding OsmC family protein, whose protein sequence is MALKRYADAVWAGDLQSGKGSLSTPQSGLFEGQNYSFKTRFGDEKGTNPEELLAVAHAGCFTMALSAVLGKAGFTPDKLQTRAEATMEPGMDPGPTITAIKLTVSASVPGISAAQFEEIAQQAKAGCVISRALSVPVSLEATLL, encoded by the coding sequence ATGGCTTTGAAGCGTTACGCGGATGCGGTGTGGGCTGGCGATCTGCAGTCCGGCAAGGGCAGCCTGAGCACGCCGCAGAGCGGCCTGTTCGAAGGCCAGAACTATTCGTTCAAGACCCGCTTCGGCGACGAGAAGGGCACCAATCCGGAAGAACTGCTGGCGGTCGCCCATGCCGGCTGCTTCACCATGGCGTTGTCGGCGGTGCTCGGCAAGGCGGGCTTCACGCCCGACAAGCTGCAGACGCGCGCCGAGGCGACGATGGAACCGGGCATGGATCCAGGCCCGACGATCACCGCGATCAAGCTGACCGTCTCGGCGAGCGTGCCGGGGATCAGCGCGGCGCAGTTCGAAGAGATCGCCCAGCAGGCGAAGGCGGGTTGCGTGATCTCGCGCGCGCTGTCGGTGCCGGTATCGCTGGAGGCGACCCTGCTTTGA
- a CDS encoding alpha/beta fold hydrolase — MTGARAALFVHGAGGGGWEWNVWRGVFEAAGFQVAAPDLMPVRGDVAATHIEDYQAQVRAALAALPRPRVLVGASLGGLLVLDAAEGADAVVLVNPLPPAPWHVDMPARDWPDVVPWRRDARLSGTRRALPEADDATTLYAFRHWRDESGAVLREAHGGVAAERPACPVLCVASAHDDDVPPAIARAMAEAWGADVLQTVSGSHVGPLLGREAAGIAAQAVEWLNRAAKTG, encoded by the coding sequence TTGACGGGCGCACGGGCCGCCTTGTTCGTGCACGGCGCGGGCGGTGGCGGCTGGGAGTGGAATGTGTGGCGTGGCGTGTTCGAGGCGGCGGGCTTCCAGGTGGCGGCCCCCGACCTCATGCCCGTGCGTGGCGACGTGGCGGCCACGCATATCGAGGACTACCAGGCGCAGGTGCGCGCGGCGTTGGCGGCATTGCCGCGGCCGCGCGTGCTGGTCGGTGCGAGCCTGGGCGGATTGCTCGTACTGGATGCCGCCGAGGGTGCGGATGCGGTGGTGCTGGTGAATCCGTTGCCGCCGGCGCCGTGGCACGTGGACATGCCGGCACGCGACTGGCCCGATGTGGTGCCATGGCGGCGCGACGCGCGATTGTCCGGCACGCGCAGGGCACTGCCCGAGGCGGACGACGCAACGACGTTGTACGCGTTCCGCCACTGGCGCGACGAGTCCGGCGCCGTGCTTCGTGAAGCCCATGGCGGTGTCGCGGCGGAACGCCCCGCATGCCCGGTGCTGTGCGTGGCGTCCGCGCATGACGATGACGTGCCGCCTGCGATCGCGCGCGCGATGGCCGAGGCGTGGGGCGCGGACGTGCTGCAAACGGTTTCAGGTTCGCATGTCGGGCCGTTGCTCGGGCGCGAAGCGGCCGGCATTGCCGCGCAAGCTGTCGAATGGCTAAACCGGGCCGCGAAAACCGGCTGA